The Haemorhous mexicanus isolate bHaeMex1 chromosome 6, bHaeMex1.pri, whole genome shotgun sequence genome includes the window ACACAAAAAAGTCTGCTAACTTATAAATATCAGAATACTAACAAAAGTTAATCTGTTCTTTCTTTGGCAGTActtgaagaaaactgaaaacaggCTGATCATAAAAGCACAAAAAGTACTTCGCTCCTATGATAGGAGTATTTCACAGCATGCAATTGCAACGTAAAGATCATTTTCTATGTGGCAGTGGACCCAAACAATCCCTTATTGCTGTGTAACATACTTGCCATTTCTACTTCATATTTTTATAGTGGAGTTATAAACACTGCTACCATCAACTTGCCCAAAGTATCACATCAGCTCTAACAGTAATTTAGGATTTTCAAGTTTTCCACAATCCTCAGAAGACTCCCCTATTGCTCTATAAAGGTTTCATTACATCAATACACATTAAACATATTCTTCACACTTAGGCTAATAAAAAAGTGAGTTCCTGCCTgtgctttgattttaaaatgtagttAAAACTTAAGTTCTTAGACAAGAAGTAGTTATGTTTCAATGAAGCAAATCCCAATATTATTCACATACCAAATCCAGAGTGCAACTTTCTAATGTAAAGATGCTACTAAAGACAGTGTTTGAAATAATAGAACATAATCTTCAACTGGCAAGAGAAAGTGTGGTTTTGACCTTGCTGAGTTTTGAACATGGCCACTGATTTTACATAAGAAAATGCTTAAATTCAACAtcataatttttgaaaaaaataaggatTTAAAAGTTCTTTGCCGttttaattgtatttaaaattatattccaACTATATAGAATAAttcttaaaatgcaattttctgaaaagatattttctttatttttattcttatatCTCCAGATGCAACATTCTCATCACATTAACTTGTTGCTCTCAATAACCTTGCCTTTAGAATTTTGTTTGCCTTGCATGTTCAGCTTTTCTAGTTTCTGTTCCAAAGTCCACTTAGGCAGCAGAAAATTGCAAACTTTAAAGAAACAGAACCTAAATAGTCCTATTGGGAAATTATTTAGGAATCAAATAACCAACTAAAATTCAGTgatattaaaatttaataaaataaataatataaaagctCAAACATATTTGAACTTATATTTAAGAATTATACACGTGGCAATGGCATAAGATAAGGCAAAAATAATTATTAGAgatgaaaactgtatttttaaatatcacaCGTTCATTTAAATTACTTGAATGAATTTACAAATAATTTGCTATAGCAGGAAGTAAACTAGCTACTGTATTTTGAACAAATCTGACTCAGATGTCTTTTTGCTACCCATGCCCATGGTGATTAAAAGTAAGTGTATTTTAGTATACtgcttattattttaaaatagaaatttactatctaaaagcaaaaaaatactgaagCACTCTTGAGATAAATTGCTTCATAAATAGGCCAGCTGTTCCTAGAAGGAAGTAATTAGAGCATTTCAagtgaaattttaaaactgaagtaCAGCCTTCACATTAGGACTTGTTTCCCCATTATTGACCAACAGTCCATAAAAGTAGTATTTAATGTATACTAAAATTCAACCACAAATATCATCCATTCCATTTTGATTCTTCTGAACAGCTCACGCCCCAAAAGGCATAGGCATTACATTAACAGCCCCATGAATTCCTACATATCTCTACAAATAAACACATACAATGTTATCTAAAGTATCTACACAGTGCGGAGATGAACAGAAGTGTCTGCAAAAATGGATGCCATGTAAAAATACAGTCACCCTGGTGATTCATTGAGAACAAGGTTACAATgactagggggaaaaaaagagccaTAGTACTTCCGTGACATCTGCTTTCGCAATCTGTCATACACGAGAGTCACGTGCAGAGAGCCTCAAACATGTAATTGTTTACAAGCGGAACAGAAAAATGCTGATCCACAAAAGAGAAAGATCACCTAAGCATTATAGCATATTCATTTAATCACTGTGTATACGTTATGCACACTTCTCTTAGTACCGACCCGTAACTGCTTTGTTACTaagtattttacattttaaataatatcaCTCTGACTCGCAAAGAGGGCTCGATACCCACTAGAGGGCATAACAATTCAATTAAAGCGAGGCAGTCTCACTGCAAGCCTGCCACAGAAAACAAGCTACAGACAcagccagaaaagaaaagaaggaaacaaacaagcaaacaacaaaataaaaagtccACACTCAAACACTGGTAACATTGAGCACTTCTGCAAGGGTCTGTCCCCTACCACTTTCAAACATATTTTCACACTAACAACATTAAAAATCGTTACCTGAAAACATCATATATtcacaagtattttaaaatgtaccCTTCGTGGCCTAATATCAGTACATACTGTAACAAAAATGTGGTTTGGAAAACATTAAAGCAAAGGACCTAGCTCACCATCTATGCCACCCTGGAAGTCAGTGACTGATTCACTGCAGTGCTTAGGTCTCCTTATGACAGACACTCGACTGACAGGTAGAATGCAGTAATGTTGAAAATTAAACCAAGAACCTTTACAAAATATTACAAACACAGTAATCCAAAGGTCTGTCTCTAGAGTAGACTGGAAATATAAATACCTGTGTATagacacacacatataaaaaaACCATACATGCCAGGACTGGAGTGTGACCTGCTGAGCAAACTCCAGCTAAAATCAGCTTTCTTTTTGTCAACAAGTACTTTCACCACTACAAGACAAGGGGACAATCTTCAGAGAACTACACAGACTAAGCTCAGCATAACACCATCATTAAGAACCAAGATGTCTCCAAGACGAAGAACACAAGGATTACTTTGTTTCCACCATCTCTAGAAGCCAGTAAACATACTCCTCATTAACTACAGGGATTTCTAGAAGTTTGGGGTACACTAGCTCCTTCTCCCTGAAATATCAGCAGCTACTgccttctttcagtttttcttttctcataattaaaaattacacaATCGAAGTGTGGCTAGAAAAATTCATCAGTAACAAATgccgattttttttttctttagtgctAGCATATCAGACAACAGTTCCCTGGATTAAATGCTAATTCTGGTTATAACTTTTGCATAGAAGAGGCCGGGTATTGAAAATAAAGTGGGTGGTAGCCGGGGGTAGAGAATCAGCTGGTCCCTCAGACGCCGCAGAAGCCGAGGGGGTGAAGCGCCAGCATCTCTTACCCACTTATCCAGAGGGACCTGCGTCAAGGAGCCGGTGCCCTGGTAGAGATCCAGGCTGAGCTGTTCCAGGCTGAGCTTCTCCTGCAAGAAGTGGCCCAGGTACCTCtgcagcaggtacctgcagGCTCTCTTCTTGATGGACTCCGAGAAAGGCCACGGCATGGCGGCTGCACGCCGGGGGCCGCGAGGCCGGACGGCGGGACGGGGTCGGGCGGAGAGCGGAGGCGCGAAGGAGCTCAGTGGGGGCCGCCAGGCCAAGCCTCGCCCCTCGGCGCGGGCTACGGCGGGGGCTCCCCGCTGCCAGGCGGCACCGCCGCTGCCCCTCACGCCCCGGCGGGGCGGCACTGCCCGCCCTAGGGCGAAGAGGCGCTGACAGGCAGCTCCATCCTCACTCGGACACCGCCGCCATCTTCTCGGGCGCGGAGGGGCCGCCGCAGCCGCGCTGCGCGGGGAAGGGGCCGGGGTTCGTCGGGAGGGCAGCCCCTCCCGGTCAGCTCTGCGCCGCCGGCAAGGGCGGCCAGACCGATTGCGGCTGTTCGTCGCCTTCCTCCCGGCGCGCCCCCGCCGACCACCGGCACCGTGACGTGCGGGAAGTGGCGTCGCCGCGCGGAGGAGGCGGGGGCGGAAGCGGCCGCGGGAGGGGGCGGCGCGGCCGGAAGGCGTCGTGCAGCcggtggcggcggggccgcctcTCCGGGGAGCGGCTCGGGAAGCAGCGGGGCGGGCGCTGTCCGCCGAGCGAGGCGGGCCGGCGCGGTAGGCGCGTCCGGAGCCGTGCGGGGTTGGGCGGCGGGGCCTCGGCCGCCCGCCGGCGCTGGTGGGTGCGCTCCGGGGCGTGGCGGGGGAGCGGTGGGAGCGGGAGGCTGCGCAGCTCGGTATCCAGTTCCCTTGTTGCCTTCAGCGTCTTTTGCATTTGTTTGTATGTCGGCGGCGGGATTTGGCAGGAAGCGGCGGTGGAGTGAATGTCCCGCAGGTTGCGGATCGGTGATCGCAGCCCCCATTTCCTCCCGTCTGCAGTGCTCAGCTACCGGAGCTCTCGGGGCAGCGTCCCGAGCGAGGGGGTCTCCCCGCTGCCTCCGGCAGGTTCCACAGGTGTCACCCAAGGCCTCCTGGCCACACTGGTACGCGCGGGGCCACTGCCGGAACCGCGGCGGTAACCTCGCTGGGGCTGTCCCTTTGGGTACCAGTTGCTCGCAAAGACCAGCAGCCTGCGGATCTGAAATGGATCGGCAGTAGTGCGTAAAAGATGAACAGGAGCTTTATTCTTTAGTGACTGTAACAAACAACTGTCTTTCGTTATAAGGTCTCTGATAACCCATTTATTTCATAGATTCTTCTAAGTCTTCCTTATGTGCACCAACAgtaggtttttgttttctgcagctattaattttgctttttccaggCATGACTTGTCTTCCTGCTACATTCTGTAGCAGCTAAGGGCAGAACTAATGACCACTGAATCTTAGCAGAGTCCTATACCACAGAATGCAAGTTAACTTGCCTGAGAAAAACTAGCCTCAGTGATACTGATACCACTTCTAAATGTTCATGTAATCTTCTTCAGCACTTGATCTGAATATCTTTTGTTTGAGTTCTCTAGACTGTCATTTCATGAGTTATGGAAGTCACTGGATctcataatttccttttttttggacAATGTTTAAAACATATATACCCCTGTTTAAAATATAACTCGTGTTTTATAGTGTTGTTATATATTGAGTACAGTGGTATAATGAgtctaaaataaatgtttttatatgCAGGATGGAGACTGATTGCAATCCTATGGAGTTGCCCAATAACACAGGGTTTGAAGAAGATTCTGATTATAGAGACTTTGAAGGAACAGACGTTAAAGATATGAGACTAGAAGCTGAAGCTGTTGTAAATGATGTTTTGTTTGCTGTCAGCAACATGTTTGTGTCAAAAACCCTTCCCTGTGCAGAGGATGTGGCATATATCAATGTGGAAACCAGGGAAAGGAACAGATACTGTCTGGAGCTCACTGAAGCAGGACTCAGGgtaaactaatttttttaatttcttaaactTCTTTGTTTTGAATATTCAAAAGGTGCCTAGAAAAATACTTCACTGATAACCACACATGTTCCTTTCAAAGAATGTATTCTACTAACATTCTGAGTTTTGGACAGAAGGTATTTGAAACTGTCTTAAATACTGTATAACCAGTAAGCTCCATAATAGAAAGTAGAGACTGCCatttaaattcagtattttttgttCTTACAAAACATTGTTTTGTACTACCCTGACTGGCCAAGTTAAATGTGGTGCTGCATGTACCAAGGTGATCACCACCACAGAAATTTAACCACCCAATTCTTTTTTGCAGGTAGTAGCTTATGATTTTGATCAGACTGATGATAGACTACAAACTCCATATCATGAAACTGTCTACTCCTTGTTGGACTCTCTCAGCCCTGCATATCGAGAGGTGTTTGGAAATGCATTGCTACAAAGACTAGAAGCTTTGAAGAAAGAAAGTCAGTCATGATTTACGCAGATATGTGGAAGATTTAGTGCCAGAAGGAATTCTTAGTATGAAGCACTGAGATCTTCCTTTCAAACATCTTAAGCTTCATTTCTTGGATTAAAGTCTACTTCATGCTACTACAATATTATATAACATTTATATGTTATAACAAGTATATTATATAACATTTTGCTACCATGGTTTTGCATATATCTCAATGTTATTAAAAGCCACTTTGATAAATAGCAGAAAAATTCTTAATTTTACTTTCTGTTGTAAATGAGCATGTAAGTTGCTCCATACAATGTTCAAAAACCTTGGTCTCTTTTCCAAGTCTTAGTattcaaaactaaaaaaatagaGACTGAATGTTATAGATATAAGTAGTAattctttgtgtgtgtgcttaCTGATAATTTTCAtgccttctttttaaaataga containing:
- the GSKIP gene encoding GSK3B-interacting protein — protein: METDCNPMELPNNTGFEEDSDYRDFEGTDVKDMRLEAEAVVNDVLFAVSNMFVSKTLPCAEDVAYINVETRERNRYCLELTEAGLRVVAYDFDQTDDRLQTPYHETVYSLLDSLSPAYREVFGNALLQRLEALKKESQS